One segment of Comamonas thiooxydans DNA contains the following:
- a CDS encoding gamma-glutamylcyclotransferase yields MPTREMIQTGAYLNSFKDLPQQPRWSRQRIEASMLKTLAQRSLAQPVWLFAYGSLIWNPLFKYAEMQSSVLRGWHRSFCIRLQDGRVSVDTPGRMCCRRTDSEHLVHMINVAGTPISTEPPEPRCSTVMSLNRCRKCAQ; encoded by the coding sequence ATGCCTACGAGAGAAATGATCCAAACGGGCGCTTATCTGAACTCGTTCAAGGATCTGCCGCAACAGCCGCGTTGGTCTCGCCAGCGCATTGAAGCCTCAATGCTCAAGACGCTTGCGCAACGCTCACTCGCTCAGCCCGTGTGGCTGTTCGCCTATGGCTCCCTGATCTGGAACCCGTTGTTCAAATATGCAGAGATGCAGTCATCCGTCCTGCGCGGCTGGCACCGCAGCTTCTGCATTCGCTTGCAGGATGGGAGAGTCTCGGTAGACACACCTGGTCGCATGTGCTGTCGGCGCACTGATAGCGAGCATTTGGTACACATGATCAATGTTGCCGGTACACCCATTTCAACCGAACCTCCAGAACCGAGGTGCTCGACTGTCATGTCTTTGAATCGTTGCAGGAAGTGCGCTCAATGA
- a CDS encoding MFS transporter, translated as MPLIVYIFTLSAFALGLAEFVPIGLTDVMAQSLGVSVEQVGSSVTLYALGATFAAPVLTALTAGWTRKRAMLVTVLVFSLGSLVAAVASNLSMHLIARFVAGMGHGLFLAVASSTAARLVGPKKAGSAVAVVFGGFTIAMAIGVPLSTYLGGVISWRPVLGAIAAFGGIGFIGLLLGMKEPPKPAGHESHESVGQALKAIFNPALLLAALVTVLGYAGSFTAYTYIAPLLTDVTHVSATTIGIFMLVYGVFAAIGNVIGGKLTDRVGVNRSSVIVISGIALVALAMWIFAASALAMGILVALLGMFTFASVPALQARLIGVAEEHAPHAHGVAAGLNIAGFNSGIALGSVLGGVTISSIGISYMGVVGAAVSALGLVLLLVLMARNRGADYRAVAGAGH; from the coding sequence ATGCCACTTATCGTCTATATCTTCACGCTCAGTGCTTTCGCACTGGGCCTCGCCGAGTTTGTTCCTATTGGCCTGACTGACGTCATGGCTCAGAGCCTTGGAGTCAGTGTTGAACAGGTCGGTAGCTCGGTGACCCTCTACGCTTTGGGCGCTACGTTCGCTGCACCTGTGCTCACGGCTCTCACCGCAGGTTGGACGCGCAAGCGGGCCATGCTGGTGACGGTGCTGGTTTTCTCGTTGGGCAGCTTGGTTGCGGCAGTCGCGTCGAATTTGTCCATGCATTTGATTGCGCGCTTTGTTGCAGGTATGGGACATGGTCTGTTCCTTGCTGTTGCCTCCAGCACGGCGGCGCGCTTGGTCGGTCCCAAAAAAGCGGGTAGTGCCGTTGCGGTCGTTTTCGGTGGTTTCACCATCGCGATGGCCATCGGCGTTCCGCTTAGCACTTATTTGGGCGGTGTGATTTCTTGGCGCCCGGTGCTCGGTGCGATCGCTGCATTCGGTGGCATCGGCTTCATCGGCCTGCTGCTGGGCATGAAAGAGCCGCCTAAGCCCGCAGGACATGAAAGTCATGAATCCGTTGGTCAGGCGCTGAAGGCTATTTTTAATCCAGCACTGCTGCTTGCCGCGCTGGTCACAGTGCTGGGCTACGCCGGATCGTTCACTGCCTATACCTATATCGCACCGTTACTCACTGATGTGACCCATGTCAGTGCTACGACGATCGGTATCTTCATGTTGGTCTACGGCGTGTTTGCTGCGATCGGCAACGTTATTGGAGGCAAGTTAACTGATCGGGTGGGGGTCAATAGGTCGAGCGTGATCGTTATCAGCGGTATTGCCTTGGTGGCGCTGGCCATGTGGATATTCGCAGCCTCGGCTTTGGCCATGGGCATTTTGGTCGCTTTGCTGGGCATGTTCACTTTCGCCTCTGTCCCTGCGCTTCAGGCTCGATTGATAGGTGTTGCCGAAGAACATGCACCGCACGCTCATGGCGTGGCTGCTGGGCTGAATATCGCGGGTTTCAATTCCGGCATCGCCCTGGGATCAGTGCTGGGTGGTGTGACCATCAGCTCAATCGGCATTTCCTACATGGGAGTGGTCGGTGCCGCAGTCTCGGCCTTGGGTTTGGTACTGCTGCTTGTGTTGATGGCGCGCAATCGTGGTGCTGACTACCGCGCTGTTGCAGGTGCTGGTCACTGA
- a CDS encoding LysR family transcriptional regulator, with amino-acid sequence MSHLDHLRTFIEAYRLRSFSRAAESLGMTQPAVSLHIQALEAFVGKPLFVRRARGVVATEAADELARAIGPMMDGLEMRLASYRSSGEPGGTVHLAGPSDFINSMIATGLAPLMTQGFQIRIHTGNRERIYSLLNASTVDLTITASMPDEHSHGFAQLLTERLLLVVAPEIAKKLGKKPTAESLTNLPLISFDEDLPLIRPVWTTLFQFAPTMQAALTIPDLRIIQDLVVKGIGWSVLPDYQCAEALESGRLVSITSHQTAPTNNLYLVWNKASMRSPRIVHVRDFILGMFNNY; translated from the coding sequence ATGAGCCATCTCGACCATCTGCGGACCTTCATCGAAGCGTATCGACTTCGGTCGTTTTCCCGTGCGGCGGAATCCTTGGGCATGACACAACCTGCGGTGTCCTTGCACATTCAGGCGCTAGAAGCCTTCGTGGGTAAGCCATTGTTCGTAAGGCGTGCCCGTGGTGTCGTGGCGACGGAAGCTGCCGATGAGCTTGCCCGTGCAATCGGCCCCATGATGGATGGACTAGAGATGAGGTTGGCCTCATATCGGTCCAGCGGGGAGCCAGGTGGCACCGTGCATCTAGCAGGGCCCTCCGATTTCATCAATTCAATGATTGCGACCGGGCTCGCACCCTTGATGACTCAAGGATTTCAGATTCGTATTCACACAGGCAACCGGGAACGCATCTACAGTCTCCTGAATGCTTCGACCGTAGATCTGACAATCACAGCTTCTATGCCGGACGAGCATTCTCATGGTTTCGCTCAATTGCTGACCGAGCGCCTATTGCTTGTCGTTGCTCCAGAAATAGCGAAGAAATTGGGCAAAAAACCCACTGCTGAGAGTTTGACGAACCTTCCGCTTATCTCGTTCGATGAAGACTTGCCATTGATTCGCCCAGTCTGGACAACGCTGTTTCAGTTTGCGCCAACAATGCAGGCCGCATTGACCATCCCGGATCTGCGCATCATCCAGGATCTCGTCGTGAAAGGGATCGGCTGGAGTGTGCTTCCCGATTACCAATGCGCCGAAGCACTGGAGTCTGGTCGGCTGGTATCAATTACCTCGCACCAGACAGCACCCACTAACAATTTGTATTTGGTCTGGAACAAGGCCTCCATGCGCAGCCCGCGCATTGTTCATGTCCGAGATTTCATTCTGGGAATGTTTAACAACTACTAG
- a CDS encoding pyridoxal 5'-phosphate synthase: MSINPLKTRLRSLPSLKGPFVDWDIDTLPDTPQEAFTYWLNNAIEEGVKEPHAMTLSTVDSDGFPDARVLILKNVDERGWHFAIKANSPKGRQLAENPNVALTFYWPALGRQIRLRGQAVVLPDAECADDFLTRPEGSKISAMASRQSEILESQQELARSLNDAHTFLSQNPEYIELGWKVFAVQPRSIEFWQGATDRLHKRVIFSKTADESAWQKQVLWP, encoded by the coding sequence ATGAGCATAAACCCCTTGAAAACCAGGCTCCGCAGTCTTCCTTCTCTAAAGGGACCATTTGTTGACTGGGACATCGATACGCTGCCAGATACGCCGCAGGAAGCATTCACGTACTGGCTCAACAATGCAATAGAAGAGGGAGTCAAAGAACCTCACGCGATGACGCTTTCTACGGTTGATTCTGATGGTTTTCCTGATGCCCGCGTTCTTATCCTGAAAAATGTGGATGAACGTGGGTGGCACTTTGCGATCAAAGCGAATAGTCCTAAGGGGAGGCAATTAGCTGAGAATCCCAACGTCGCATTGACCTTCTATTGGCCTGCTTTGGGCCGTCAGATTCGGTTGAGGGGACAAGCCGTGGTGCTGCCAGACGCAGAGTGCGCGGACGATTTTCTCACGCGTCCTGAGGGTTCAAAAATCAGTGCTATGGCCTCACGGCAAAGCGAAATATTGGAATCCCAACAAGAGCTTGCTAGAAGCTTGAACGACGCGCACACCTTTCTTAGTCAAAACCCCGAATACATTGAACTTGGGTGGAAAGTATTTGCGGTGCAACCAAGAAGCATTGAGTTTTGGCAGGGTGCCACAGATCGATTGCATAAACGAGTCATCTTCTCGAAAACGGCTGACGAGTCTGCGTGGCAAAAGCAAGTGCTTTGGCCATAA
- a CDS encoding LysR family transcriptional regulator — protein MHSTLRRLDLNLLLVFDALFRHRSVVAAADELTISPSACSHALARLREGLGDELFFRTGSSMQPTPRATEMAEGVTLALHTLSAQLGDPTAFAPSSSTQSFTFAATDFTTFALMPALISRIEHEAPHVRLRVLHSRHRDAYSDLVQEGAHFVMGFSDEFRPAQEGVEVLQGHTDAYVVVARRGHPRIGKRLSMAQYLAERHVVVKPWQEEKGVIDSALSKGGWTREIAIELPSVMAAPFIVANSDLLITLPRLAALQLEASAAIAIFKAPFEVPSYTLNVYFQHRHLSSPWHRWMRARLESILRSKG, from the coding sequence ATGCACTCTACCTTGCGCCGTCTCGATCTCAATCTGCTGCTGGTCTTTGATGCCCTGTTTCGCCATCGCAGTGTCGTTGCGGCAGCCGATGAGCTGACTATCAGCCCTTCTGCATGCAGCCATGCCCTGGCCCGACTGCGGGAGGGATTGGGTGATGAGCTGTTTTTTCGCACAGGCAGCAGCATGCAACCCACACCGCGAGCTACCGAGATGGCGGAGGGAGTTACGCTGGCACTGCATACGCTTTCGGCCCAGCTGGGCGACCCGACAGCCTTTGCGCCTAGCAGCAGCACTCAGTCTTTCACTTTTGCTGCGACCGACTTCACCACCTTTGCTTTGATGCCTGCGTTGATCTCCAGGATCGAGCATGAGGCTCCTCATGTGCGCCTGCGCGTGCTCCATTCGCGTCATCGGGATGCCTACAGCGACCTGGTGCAAGAAGGAGCCCATTTCGTCATGGGTTTTTCGGACGAATTCAGACCCGCGCAAGAAGGCGTGGAGGTCTTGCAGGGACATACCGATGCCTATGTCGTCGTTGCACGCAGAGGTCATCCTCGCATCGGCAAGAGGCTCTCCATGGCGCAATATCTGGCAGAACGCCATGTGGTCGTTAAACCCTGGCAGGAGGAGAAAGGCGTCATAGACTCAGCCTTGAGCAAGGGCGGGTGGACTCGCGAGATTGCGATAGAGCTGCCCAGTGTCATGGCCGCGCCTTTTATCGTGGCAAATTCAGATTTGCTCATCACGCTGCCACGCCTGGCGGCACTGCAGTTGGAGGCATCGGCAGCGATTGCGATCTTCAAAGCACCTTTTGAGGTGCCGTCATACACCCTGAACGTGTATTTTCAGCACCGGCATCTGAGCAGCCCATGGCATCGCTGGATGCGCGCTCGTCTGGAGAGCATATTGCGCTCAAAAGGGTGA
- a CDS encoding GNAT family N-acetyltransferase, with product MTSAMTPDLTFRHAQPEDADRCYAIEAGAYEGDEAATLAKITKRIREYPHGFLIMENDGQIIGFINSGCAYLVRMSDEEFKELVGHDAAAPNVVIMSVVIDPAFQGRGYATTLMHTFVEQMRAEDKKTIHLMCKERHVGLYSRLGFQYQRPSDSDHGGMAWHEMVMTL from the coding sequence ATGACCTCCGCCATGACACCAGATCTCACGTTCCGCCATGCCCAACCAGAAGACGCCGATCGCTGCTATGCCATCGAAGCCGGTGCCTATGAGGGTGATGAAGCCGCCACGCTTGCCAAGATCACCAAACGTATTCGTGAATATCCGCATGGCTTCCTGATCATGGAAAACGATGGACAGATCATTGGCTTCATCAACAGCGGCTGCGCCTACCTGGTGCGCATGTCTGACGAGGAGTTCAAGGAGCTGGTCGGGCATGACGCTGCCGCACCTAACGTGGTCATCATGTCCGTTGTGATCGATCCGGCTTTCCAAGGCCGCGGCTACGCCACCACCTTGATGCATACCTTTGTCGAGCAGATGCGTGCCGAAGACAAGAAAACCATCCACCTGATGTGCAAGGAGCGGCATGTGGGGCTGTACTCTCGCTTGGGATTCCAGTACCAGCGTCCTTCGGACTCAGACCACGGTGGCATGGCCTGGCACGAAATGGTCATGACCCTGTGA
- a CDS encoding VOC family protein, with amino-acid sequence MASYFAAANRNKRTVCVDVSEPEGRGVVMRMLQDANVLIENFKIGTLERGTGIPGAHLRGAHLRLPGHGAEGPTLEIFNFNVLEERPDVAVNRPGFGHIAFIVDDVAAARKTVLAAGDCLSEKSSRSPMRPEYG; translated from the coding sequence ATGGCCTCGTACTTTGCTGCTGCCAACCGCAATAAGCGCACCGTGTGTGTAGACGTGTCCGAGCCCGAAGGGCGTGGCGTGGTGATGCGCATGCTGCAGGACGCCAACGTGCTGATCGAGAACTTCAAAATCGGCACACTGGAGCGTGGGACAGGCATCCCAGGGGCCCATTTGCGCGGCGCCCACCTTCGCCTGCCAGGCCACGGTGCGGAAGGCCCGACCTTGGAGATTTTCAACTTCAATGTGCTTGAAGAACGCCCCGACGTGGCAGTGAATCGCCCGGGGTTCGGCCATATCGCGTTTATTGTGGATGACGTCGCCGCCGCCAGAAAGACCGTTCTGGCGGCCGGGGACTGCCTGTCGGAGAAATCGTCACGCTCACCAATGCGGCCGGAATACGGCTGA
- a CDS encoding sigma-54-dependent Fis family transcriptional regulator — translation MALSERLLDPFEEAEFLRLVLDHVSDSLVVVDTAGTIVLINEPYCQVLGGSPEDFVGRHIADVIGPATKLHLVAQGKETQVGYPLEVRGHKLVTKQVPVRRNGEIVGAVGFALFSDVSLLKSTYGRVFKTELSLPQGGKQWQSRFTLADVMGHGERMDAYRASLELVAQYELPVLVSGETGTGKELAAHVVHALSDRSTGPFVWVNCASIPSELIEAELFGYDSGAFTGARQRGKPGKFELATDGVLFLDEIGDMPLSLQASLLRVLQTNEIVRVGGTTPMTINARIICATNRSLTQQIKAGRFREDLYHRLNVLTVEVPALRERSDIAALADRLLERIASRLGKPCPRLAAEDRQRLLHHPWPGNVRELENALTRLLVTGKLLLTEVEPVPEQASAEVGASLKRRMQHLAKTEIQSALAQAKGNKRRAAELLGISRAHLYRIMDAHGITNG, via the coding sequence ATGGCCCTTTCGGAGCGGCTTCTCGATCCATTCGAGGAGGCCGAGTTTTTAAGACTGGTGCTTGACCACGTCTCGGACAGCCTGGTTGTTGTCGATACGGCGGGCACCATCGTTCTCATCAACGAGCCGTACTGCCAGGTGCTGGGCGGCAGCCCTGAGGATTTCGTCGGGCGTCACATCGCCGATGTGATCGGCCCGGCCACCAAACTGCATCTGGTGGCCCAGGGGAAGGAAACCCAGGTCGGCTACCCGCTGGAAGTGCGAGGGCACAAGCTGGTAACCAAGCAGGTTCCGGTAAGGCGCAACGGTGAAATCGTCGGCGCCGTAGGGTTTGCATTGTTCTCCGACGTGAGCCTGCTCAAGTCCACCTACGGGCGCGTTTTCAAGACCGAACTCTCATTGCCCCAAGGCGGTAAACAGTGGCAATCCCGGTTCACGCTGGCGGATGTCATGGGCCACGGCGAACGCATGGATGCCTATCGCGCCTCCCTCGAACTGGTCGCGCAGTACGAATTGCCGGTACTTGTTTCCGGCGAGACGGGTACCGGCAAGGAACTGGCGGCGCACGTGGTTCACGCCCTGTCAGACCGATCCACCGGCCCCTTTGTATGGGTCAACTGCGCCTCCATCCCCAGCGAACTGATCGAGGCCGAGCTGTTTGGCTACGACAGCGGCGCATTCACGGGCGCCCGCCAGCGCGGCAAACCGGGAAAGTTCGAGCTGGCGACGGATGGCGTGCTGTTTCTGGACGAGATCGGCGACATGCCGCTGTCGCTCCAGGCCAGCCTGCTGCGGGTGCTCCAGACCAACGAGATTGTTCGCGTGGGTGGAACGACCCCAATGACCATCAACGCGCGAATCATCTGCGCGACCAACCGATCGCTTACACAGCAGATCAAGGCGGGCCGCTTCCGTGAAGACCTCTATCACAGGCTGAACGTTCTGACGGTCGAAGTGCCCGCGCTGCGCGAGCGCAGCGACATCGCAGCCCTTGCCGATCGGTTGCTGGAGCGCATCGCCTCCCGGCTCGGCAAGCCCTGCCCAAGGCTGGCGGCAGAAGACCGCCAACGCCTGCTCCATCATCCGTGGCCGGGAAACGTCCGGGAACTGGAGAATGCACTGACGCGGCTGCTCGTGACCGGCAAACTGCTTCTTACCGAGGTGGAACCGGTGCCGGAGCAAGCAAGCGCCGAGGTCGGCGCTTCATTGAAGCGACGCATGCAGCATCTGGCTAAGACTGAAATCCAGTCCGCATTGGCGCAAGCTAAGGGGAACAAGCGCCGGGCGGCAGAACTGCTGGGAATCAGCCGGGCGCATCTGTACCGCATCATGGATGCCCACGGCATCACGAATGGCTAG
- a CDS encoding alpha/beta fold hydrolase, which produces MNIGDTVVRVSGTGTPLVFVHGFTTTSEFWREQVEPFSSNHRVIRINLPGHGVSPRPEGRAYTIEAFADDVLKVYETLEIKDAVLIGLSMGGAIAQHFTLGHPQRVRALVLVDTTPHGLGEDVNVDNVLNAIEELGVVTASQNVIDRSFGSTTSAELLAFAKAEVAQTPAFVARQAIASLNATDSRARLGEIHVPTLILVGNEDIITPPCESEVLVKGIPNSRLEVIADAGHFPMLEQPQAFNRVLTEFLAQQTN; this is translated from the coding sequence ATGAATATTGGAGACACCGTGGTCCGGGTTTCGGGTACAGGAACACCGCTGGTGTTCGTTCATGGCTTCACGACGACTTCCGAGTTTTGGCGTGAGCAGGTCGAGCCGTTCTCGTCCAATCACAGGGTCATCCGCATCAACCTGCCCGGACACGGAGTGTCGCCCCGTCCCGAGGGGCGTGCCTACACCATCGAGGCGTTCGCCGATGACGTTCTGAAGGTGTATGAGACGCTGGAAATCAAGGACGCCGTTCTTATCGGCCTTTCGATGGGTGGAGCTATCGCCCAGCATTTCACACTGGGTCATCCGCAGCGCGTGCGGGCGCTGGTGCTGGTCGATACCACGCCGCATGGCCTGGGCGAAGACGTCAACGTGGACAACGTACTGAACGCAATCGAGGAACTGGGCGTCGTGACCGCCAGCCAGAACGTCATCGACCGCTCTTTCGGCAGCACCACAAGCGCGGAGTTGCTGGCCTTTGCCAAGGCGGAAGTGGCCCAAACCCCGGCCTTCGTGGCGCGGCAGGCCATCGCCTCGCTCAATGCCACCGACAGCCGCGCACGGCTGGGCGAAATCCATGTGCCCACGCTGATCCTAGTGGGCAACGAAGACATCATTACGCCGCCGTGCGAATCCGAGGTGCTGGTAAAGGGCATCCCCAACAGCCGGCTGGAGGTCATCGCCGACGCGGGGCATTTCCCGATGCTAGAGCAGCCCCAAGCCTTCAACCGTGTGCTGACCGAATTCCTGGCCCAGCAAACCAACTGA
- a CDS encoding MFS transporter → MQAQSQTPHAPSVPAHQQDTKRVVFAAALGTVFEWYDFFIYGSLAAFFSTLFFPKGNETAALLAALATFGAGFVLRPFGAIVFGRLGDVVGRKKTFLITMLVMGFATAGIGLLPTYASVGWTAPALLVILRLLQGLAVGGEFGGAVTYVAEHSAANKRGFTTSWIQITGTLGLFISLIVIVLCKSSMSEDAFASWGWRLPFIGSIALLLLSLYIRLKLHESPVFEEMKKQGRTSKNPIAETLGNGKNLRIVLVAIFGIVAGQAVIWYTGHFYSLYFMTTTLKMTHEQADLYLLSALTLGTPFFLFFGWLSDKIGRKWIVLTGCALSALCFMPLFQALATYGNPALAEFRAKTVVTISGNDCREDQSVIGQLFKPQATTPCTRTKALLTAQSVPYTVKADAEPPRIQINGENLQDPTEARLLAALTEKGLPAAKAPVQPNGPMVVAVLFALVFLATMVYGPLGALLVELFPVHIRYSGVSLALQLGNGWIGGFAPFVATAVVIATGNIFGGLWYTVGFAGLTAVIGAFLLPETRNRDLRE, encoded by the coding sequence ATGCAAGCCCAATCCCAGACACCCCATGCCCCCTCGGTCCCTGCCCACCAACAAGACACTAAGCGCGTCGTCTTCGCTGCAGCGCTGGGAACCGTGTTCGAGTGGTATGACTTTTTCATCTACGGATCGCTCGCCGCCTTCTTCAGCACCTTGTTCTTCCCCAAGGGCAATGAAACCGCGGCTTTGCTCGCGGCGCTGGCGACGTTCGGTGCCGGCTTCGTGCTGCGTCCTTTCGGCGCCATCGTCTTCGGCCGCCTCGGCGACGTGGTCGGGCGCAAGAAGACCTTTCTCATCACCATGCTGGTGATGGGCTTCGCTACGGCGGGCATCGGCCTGCTGCCGACCTATGCATCGGTGGGCTGGACTGCGCCGGCGTTGCTGGTGATCTTGCGCCTGCTGCAAGGTCTGGCCGTGGGCGGCGAGTTCGGCGGTGCAGTTACCTACGTGGCCGAGCACTCCGCCGCGAACAAGCGGGGCTTCACGACCAGTTGGATCCAGATCACCGGCACACTCGGGCTCTTCATCTCCCTGATCGTGATCGTGCTGTGCAAATCGTCGATGTCGGAAGACGCATTCGCAAGCTGGGGCTGGCGCCTGCCGTTCATCGGCTCAATCGCGCTGTTGCTGCTCTCGCTCTACATCCGTCTGAAGCTGCACGAGTCGCCGGTCTTCGAGGAGATGAAGAAGCAGGGGCGCACGTCTAAGAACCCCATCGCCGAGACACTGGGCAACGGCAAGAACCTGCGCATCGTGCTGGTGGCCATCTTCGGCATCGTCGCGGGCCAGGCGGTCATTTGGTACACAGGCCATTTTTACAGCCTGTACTTCATGACCACGACGCTCAAGATGACGCACGAACAGGCGGACCTCTACCTGCTCAGCGCGCTGACGTTGGGCACGCCGTTCTTCCTGTTCTTCGGCTGGCTCTCCGACAAGATCGGGCGCAAGTGGATCGTGCTGACGGGGTGCGCGCTTTCCGCCCTGTGCTTCATGCCGCTGTTCCAGGCATTGGCCACCTATGGCAATCCGGCACTTGCCGAGTTCCGCGCCAAGACTGTGGTGACAATCAGCGGCAACGATTGCCGTGAAGACCAGTCGGTGATCGGCCAGTTGTTCAAGCCACAGGCAACGACGCCATGCACGCGGACCAAGGCGCTGCTGACGGCACAGTCCGTGCCCTATACCGTCAAGGCTGACGCGGAGCCTCCGCGCATCCAGATCAACGGTGAAAACCTGCAAGACCCCACCGAAGCGAGATTGCTGGCAGCGCTGACGGAGAAGGGGCTGCCAGCAGCTAAAGCGCCGGTGCAGCCCAACGGGCCGATGGTGGTTGCCGTCCTGTTCGCGTTGGTCTTCCTGGCAACCATGGTCTACGGGCCGTTGGGCGCATTGCTGGTCGAGTTGTTTCCGGTGCACATACGGTACAGCGGCGTTTCGCTGGCCTTGCAGTTGGGCAATGGATGGATCGGTGGATTCGCTCCCTTTGTCGCCACGGCCGTCGTCATTGCCACGGGCAACATCTTCGGGGGCCTCTGGTACACCGTGGGCTTTGCGGGCCTGACGGCTGTCATTGGTGCGTTCCTCTTGCCGGAAACGCGCAATCGCGACCTGCGTGAATAG
- the acs gene encoding acetate--CoA ligase, with protein sequence MTQDVYPVPAGFAGPNTIDQDGYDRLYQESVNDPEAFWRRIAKRLQWFKEPTQIKDTSFKPDDFRIRWFADGELNASVNCLDRHLDTRGDKTAILWEPDDPNTPAQKISYRELHERVCQLGNALRRLGVHKGDRVTVYLPMVPDATVALLACARIGAIHNVVFGGFSPSSVADRIRDSGAKLIITADEGLRAGRRVPLKANVDAALQQEGTDSVGKVVVLQHTGGEVAWQQDRDVWLHEITADEPAQCEPERMNAEDPLFILYTSGSTGKPKGVVHTTGGYLVHVSYSHEAAFDLREDDVFWCTADVGWVTGHSYIIYGPLANGATTLIFEGVPSYPDNSRFWQAVDKHQVTIFYTAPTAIRALMRDGDEPVRKTSRQSLRVLGSVGEPINPEAWRWYHKVVGNGKLPIVDTWWQTETGGFMIAPIPGAMPLKPGSASRPFFGVQPALVDAEGHPIEGAGEGNLIISDSWPGQARTVFGDHQRYIDTYFSAYPGVYFTGDGCRRDADGYYWITGRVDDVINVSGHRIGTAELESALVSHPKVAEAAAVGFNHDLKGQGIYVYVTLVAGEEPGDELRKELTAYVRKVIGPIATPDFLQWAPALPKTRSGKIMRRILRKIAENAPDQLGDTSTLADPAVVERLMKDRLNT encoded by the coding sequence ATGACACAGGACGTGTATCCCGTACCTGCCGGGTTCGCCGGCCCCAACACCATCGACCAGGACGGCTACGACAGGCTGTATCAGGAATCGGTGAATGATCCCGAGGCTTTCTGGCGCCGCATCGCCAAGCGTTTGCAATGGTTCAAGGAACCCACGCAAATCAAGGACACCAGTTTCAAGCCCGACGACTTCCGTATCCGCTGGTTTGCCGATGGCGAACTCAACGCCAGCGTCAATTGCCTGGATCGGCACCTCGACACACGCGGCGACAAGACGGCCATTCTGTGGGAGCCGGACGATCCGAACACGCCAGCACAGAAGATCAGCTATCGCGAGCTACATGAGCGGGTATGCCAGCTGGGCAACGCACTGCGCAGGCTCGGTGTGCACAAGGGCGATCGCGTGACTGTCTATCTGCCGATGGTGCCGGATGCCACCGTGGCGTTGCTGGCCTGCGCGCGCATCGGCGCCATCCACAACGTGGTGTTCGGCGGCTTCTCGCCCAGTTCGGTGGCGGACCGCATCCGCGACAGCGGCGCCAAGCTCATCATCACGGCCGATGAAGGATTGAGAGCTGGCCGAAGGGTTCCCCTGAAGGCCAACGTGGATGCGGCCCTGCAGCAAGAGGGCACCGACAGCGTGGGCAAAGTCGTCGTTCTGCAGCATACCGGGGGTGAGGTGGCATGGCAGCAAGATCGCGATGTCTGGCTGCACGAAATCACTGCCGATGAGCCAGCGCAGTGCGAACCCGAACGCATGAATGCGGAGGATCCGCTGTTCATACTCTACACCTCTGGGTCCACTGGCAAGCCCAAGGGCGTGGTGCACACCACGGGCGGCTATCTGGTCCATGTCAGCTACAGCCACGAGGCCGCATTCGATCTGCGCGAGGACGATGTTTTCTGGTGTACCGCCGATGTCGGCTGGGTCACGGGGCACAGCTACATCATCTATGGCCCGCTGGCTAACGGTGCCACGACGTTGATCTTCGAGGGTGTCCCGAGCTATCCGGACAATTCGCGCTTCTGGCAGGCGGTTGACAAGCACCAGGTCACCATCTTCTACACGGCCCCGACAGCCATCCGCGCACTGATGCGAGACGGGGATGAGCCGGTGAGGAAGACCTCACGCCAGTCGCTGAGAGTGCTGGGCTCCGTAGGAGAGCCCATCAATCCCGAAGCCTGGCGCTGGTACCACAAAGTGGTCGGTAACGGCAAACTGCCTATCGTCGACACCTGGTGGCAGACCGAAACGGGCGGCTTCATGATCGCGCCGATTCCAGGGGCCATGCCGCTCAAGCCCGGCTCGGCCAGCAGGCCATTCTTTGGCGTGCAACCTGCGCTGGTCGATGCGGAGGGGCATCCCATCGAAGGCGCGGGCGAAGGCAATCTGATCATCTCCGACTCCTGGCCAGGCCAGGCGCGCACCGTTTTTGGCGACCATCAGCGCTACATCGACACATACTTCAGTGCCTATCCCGGCGTGTACTTCACCGGAGATGGCTGCCGCCGCGATGCAGACGGCTATTACTGGATCACGGGCCGCGTCGATGACGTCATCAATGTCAGCGGCCACCGTATCGGCACCGCAGAACTGGAGAGTGCGCTGGTGTCACACCCCAAGGTGGCCGAAGCTGCCGCGGTCGGCTTCAACCATGACCTCAAAGGCCAGGGTATCTACGTATACGTCACGCTGGTGGCCGGCGAGGAGCCTGGCGACGAACTGCGCAAGGAGTTGACGGCGTATGTGCGCAAGGTAATCGGCCCCATCGCCACGCCAGACTTCCTGCAATGGGCGCCAGCGCTACCCAAGACGCGTTCGGGCAAGATCATGCGGCGCATCCTGCGGAAGATTGCGGAGAATGCCCCTGACCAACTCGGCGACACCAGCACGTTGGCCGATCCGGCGGTGGTCGAGCGGCTGATGAAGGATCGCCTCAATACATAG